A part of Kryptolebias marmoratus isolate JLee-2015 linkage group LG8, ASM164957v2, whole genome shotgun sequence genomic DNA contains:
- the znf341 gene encoding zinc finger protein 341 isoform X2 yields the protein MTHKREQCQSGAPSLSTVSLASTNAYAPVPSISSVPQTAANRQVSTYIAVPPSPLTHTLVQGNVLVSDDVLMSAISAFTSIDQPMATMQAPIQSNLSMHTAGVSYLQHHHPHHHHHHHQQQQQQHQQQHQQQQSSHPLPSSQTPAHPLPAGQPTQQPLSSQVPVSHSNSVVQVYSTMPHMAGAGGGAAEIHTALGLQAFHHPVQAPGQCVDSQSFTSTPVYSPGKQGAKTKTCNSTSNMTELGDFEKVIIPKQPRSNKKSPNGATEQLKGKCPKLKCNFCDKIFSKNFDLQQHIRSHTGEKPFQCIVCGRAFAQKSNVKKHMQTHKVWPMSVASTVSRLPLTVKVVPVSASEEERDGEQQQQKQAERDENGPQQHCSQQTRAEQESTRADTPEELEESVSEAPADPAVRHGDDVQRGHPQAQIPALPSQNQQVVVIDSSYQCQFCADKFKTYFQLKSHLTQHKGEQVYKCVVKSCSQTFQKLDQFLEHIRTHQEQLTYRCHLCSKVFSSLFELGMHQYSVCFCPQQNARKDTIVYRCVKCQSRYSTQEALEQHLLTASHSYPCPHCQKVFPCERYFRRHLPTHGVGGRFKCQICKKAFKTEHYLKLHARIHSGEKPFKCSLCEATFNRKDKVKRHMLIHEPFKKYKCPFRTHVGCTKEFNRPDKLKAHILSHSGIKPYKCLFCQKTFSRRAHMLEHQQSHTDNYRFRCSTCNKGFTRQTYYRDHKCPAAGSETEAKGGTGEAEGDEAAGEPAAEDREEERDWRRASKRPQTAGDEAEEKGQHQQQDEEEDTDEGCQAAISTIKGQNEEEEEEEEEEDCRVDNDGEALVQIQSKDRNSLQQTCL from the exons CATCTATCAGCTCCGTACCAcaaactgctgctaacagacaa GTATCCACCTACATCGcggtccccccctcccctctgaCACACACTCTGGTTCAAGGCAATGTTCTGGTCAGCGACGACGTTCTCATGTCGGCCATCTCAGCCTTCACCTCCATCGACCAGCCGATGGCCACCATGCAGGCACCCATACAG AGCAACCTGAGCATGCACACAGCTGGAGTATCTTATCTTCAGCACCatcacccccaccaccaccaccatcatcatcaacagcagcagcagcagcatcagcagcagcatcagcagcagcagtcctCCCACCCTCTGCCCTCCAGCCAGACGCCAGCCCACCCCCTGCCAGCCGGACAGCCCACCCAGCAGCCACTCTCCTCCCAGGTCCCAGTGAGCCACAGCAACTCAGTGGTGCAGGTTTACAGCACAATGCCTCACATGGCAGGGGCTGGTGGCGgcgctgcagagatccacaccGCCTTAGGGCTGCAGGCTTTCCATCATCCGGTTCAG GCGCCCGGCCAGTGTGTGGACAGCCAGTCGTTCACCAGCACTCCTGTCTACAGCCCTGGGAAGCAGGGCGCCAAAACCAAGACGTGCAACAGCACCAGCAACATGACGGAGCTGGGTGACTTCGAGAAGGTCATCATTCCCAAACAACCGaggagcaacaaaaaaagcccAAACGGAGCTACAg AACAACTGAAGGGGAAATGTCCGAAGCTGAAGTGCAATTTCTGTGACAAGATCTTTTCAAAAAACTTTGATCTTCAGCAGCACATCAGGAG CCACACGGGAGAGAAGCCGTTTCAGTGTATTGTCTGTGGCCGAGCCTTCGCCCAAAAGTCCAACGTGAAGAAACACATGCAGACTCACAAG GTGTGGCCCATGAGCGTGGCCAGCACGGTGTCCCGACTGCCTCTCACCGTGAAGGTGGTGCCGGTGTCGGCGAGTGAAGAGGAACGGGAcggggagcagcagcagcagaaacaagccGAACGGGACGAGAATGGGCCGCAGCAGCACTGCAGTCAGCAGACACGAGCAGAACAAGAGTCAACGCGAGCAG ACACAccagaggagctggaggagagcgTGAGTGAGGCTCCGGCTGATCCGGCGGTCCGCCACGGGGACGATGTGCAGCGAGGTCACCCTCAGGCCCAGATACCGGCGCTGCCCAGCCAGAACCAACAGGTGGTGGTGATAGACAGCTCCTATCAGTGCCAGTTCTGTGCTGACAAGTTCAAGACTTACTTCCAGCTCAAGTCCCACCTGACGCAGCACAAAGGCGAGCAG GTTTATAAGTGTGTGGTAAAATCCTGCTCCCAGACCTTCCAGAAGCTCGATCAGTTCCTGGAGCACATCCGAACGCACCAGGAGCAGCTGACGTACCGCTGCCACCTCTGCAGCAAAGTGTTCTCCTCCCTGTTTGAACTGGGAATGCACCAGTACTCCGTCTGCTTCTGCCCACAGCAGAACGCACGCAAGGACACGATCGTTTACAG ATGTGTGAAATGTCAGAGCAGATATTCAACCCAGGAAGCTCTGGAACAACATCTGCTGACGGCCTCACACAGCTATCCCTGCCCTCACTGCCAAAAG GTTTTTCCGTGTGAGAGATACTTCAGACGTCACCTCCCCACTCACGGCGTTGGAGGAAGGTTCAAGTGTCAGATCTGCAAGAAGGCCTTTAAGACAGAGCACTACCTCAAACTGCACGCTCGAATTCACTCAG GGGAAAAACCATTCAAGtgttccctctgtgaagcaacATTCAACAGAAAGGACAAAGTGAAGCGACACATGCTCATCCACGAACCTTTTAAGAAATACAAGTGTCCCTTCAG GACACATGTAGGCTGCACCAAAGAATTCAACCGACCAGACAAACTCAAAGCCCACATCCTGTCACATTCTg GCATCAAACCCTACAAGTGTCTGTTTTGTCAGAAGACGTTCAGCCGCAGGGCCCACATGCTCGAGCACCAGCAGTCCCACACGGACAACTACCGCTTCAGGTGCTCCACCTGCAACAAGGGCTTCACCAGGCAGACCTACTACAGAGATCACAAGTGTCCCGCTGCAGGAAGCGAGACGGAAGCAAAGGGAGGGACCGGGGAGGCAGAGGGAGACGAGGCAGCAGGAGAGCCAGCAGCTGAGGACCGGGAAGAAGAGCGTGACTGGAGGAGAGCATCCAAAAGGCCACAAACTGCCGGAGATGAAGCAGAGGAGAAAGGCCAACACCAACAGCAGGACGAGGAAGAGGACACTGATGAAGGATGTCAGGCTGCCATCAGCACCATTAAAGGGCagaatgaagaggaggaggaggaagaggaggaggaggactgcaGGGTGGATAATGATGGCGAGGCGCTGGTGCAGATCCAaagtaaagacagaaacagtttACAGCAGACTTGTTTGTAG